Proteins co-encoded in one Vigna radiata var. radiata cultivar VC1973A unplaced genomic scaffold, Vradiata_ver6 scaffold_134, whole genome shotgun sequence genomic window:
- the LOC111241072 gene encoding uncharacterized protein LOC111241072 isoform X2: MFFLITTLTFLQVSDFLFSHFYPIFSYHSLKLFTASADIRTRLGTYKHFVDLDDAQISLLVEAITTYPHLWNASKKFSQRFQAWRLKILADMLLFLQKESDDSVIPQREKEFHKLCEEAIEIGFESSWVEEMRQRAVARDPKLGADIARREIDENSNSNLSLLNRCSSGDVVEEGDGPKISLEEGSDLVHKECEIGFVSNDHILALRNEEAEQEFVAEVFTSEIPRIATSLTNSQTVEKPTPSNPLVDTQQTSEPCLMEQKKPLAEIPKSKIKSSQIEARIAKESEGLPRIIEDFGANDIISLFAPVVVGKEGEDNLVGKTLVELEKYLKMSLKDIVSSETNSLCLLSALNFLSNLPFKDVKVSDGLKHIIDTMHRHFPSIICSFKQGFATIDKLAELEARANEVTIKKNFYDELQRKEVVLKEQIIRLKEEIRVCEVSLSSLEDEKNKCIAETVEYKTKLENARKDESEMLEVAHKWSVLCSQYELNRIAATNPS; the protein is encoded by the exons ATGTTTTTCCTAATAACAACATTGACATTTCTTCAGGTTTctgatttcttattttctcatttctatcctaTATTTTCATATCACTCTCTCAAACTTTTTACAGCTTCTGCAGATATCCGTACAAGATTAGGAACATATAAACATTTTGTTGATCTGGATGATGCACAAATTTCTCTTTTGGTGGAGGCAATAACAACATATCCTCATCTCTGGAATGCTTCCAAGAAGTTTAGTCAGCGCTTTCAAGCTTGGAGGTTGAAAATTTTGGCAGATATGTTGTTGTTCCTTCAGAAGGAAAGTGACGATAGTGTTATTCctcaaagagaaaaagagttcCATAAACTATGTGAAGAAGCTATtgaaattgggtttgagagttCATGGGTAGAGGAAATGCGTCAACGTGCTGTGGCGAGGGATCCTAAGCTAGGAGCGGACATTGCACGGAGAGAAATAGATGAGAATTCTAATAg CAATTTAAGTTTGTTAAACAGGTGTAGTAGTGGGGACGTTGTTGAAGAAGGTGATGGGCCTAAGATTAGCTTGGAAGAAGGTTCTGACTTGGTTCATAAAGAATGTGAAATAGGTTTTGTTTCTAATGACCACATTTTGGCTCTGAGAAATGAAGAAGCAGAGCAGGAATTTGTTGCAGAAGTTTTCACTTCAGAAATACCAAGAATAGCAACATCATTAACAAACTCGCAAACCGTTGAAAAGCCAACACCCTCAAAT CCATTGGTGGACACACAACAGACTAGTGAACCGTGTTTGATGGAGCAGAAAAAACCACTTGCTGAAATTCCTAAG AGTAAAATTAAGAGCAGCCAAATTGAGGCACGCATTGCTAAAGAAAGTGAAGGCCTTCCTAGAATCATTGAAGACTTTGGGGCCAATGATATCATTAGTTTATTTGCACCAGTTGTTGTGGGGAAAGAGGGTGAAGATAACCTAGTTGGAAAGACCCTTGTTGAGTTAGAAAAGTATCTGAAGATGTCTCTGAAGGATATAGTTAGTTCTGAGACTAACAGCCTTTGCCTTTTGTCTGCTCTTAATTTCCTATCCAACCTTCCTTTCAAAGATGTCAAAGTATCAGATGGACTCAAACATATTATAGACACTATGCACCGACACTTCCCAAGCATTATATGCTCCTTTAAGCAAGGCTTTGCCACCATTGACAAATTGGCAGAACTTGAAGCTCGTGCGAATGAGGTGactattaaaaagaatttctaTGATGAACTTCAACGGAAGGAAGTAGTTTTGAAGGAACAAATCATTAGGTTGAAGGAAGAAATAAGAGTTTGTGAGGTTTCCTTATCATCCCTGGAGGAcgaaaaaaataaatgcattgCGGAAACTGTAGAATACAAAACGAAGCTTGAAAATGCAAGGAAAGACGAATCTGAAATGTTGGAGGTGGCTCATAAATGGTCAGTTCTGTGTAGTCAATATGAGCTCAATCGTATAGCTGCTACAAATCCTTCGTGA
- the LOC111241072 gene encoding uncharacterized protein LOC111241072 isoform X1, translating into MNEGKPGIVASQGIQVEEGLNLLHKQEGIYVFPNNNIDISSASADIRTRLGTYKHFVDLDDAQISLLVEAITTYPHLWNASKKFSQRFQAWRLKILADMLLFLQKESDDSVIPQREKEFHKLCEEAIEIGFESSWVEEMRQRAVARDPKLGADIARREIDENSNRCSSGDVVEEGDGPKISLEEGSDLVHKECEIGFVSNDHILALRNEEAEQEFVAEVFTSEIPRIATSLTNSQTVEKPTPSNPLVDTQQTSEPCLMEQKKPLAEIPKSKIKSSQIEARIAKESEGLPRIIEDFGANDIISLFAPVVVGKEGEDNLVGKTLVELEKYLKMSLKDIVSSETNSLCLLSALNFLSNLPFKDVKVSDGLKHIIDTMHRHFPSIICSFKQGFATIDKLAELEARANEVTIKKNFYDELQRKEVVLKEQIIRLKEEIRVCEVSLSSLEDEKNKCIAETVEYKTKLENARKDESEMLEVAHKWSVLCSQYELNRIAATNPS; encoded by the exons ATGAATGAAGGAAAGCCAGGAATAGTGGCAAGCCAAGGAATCCAAGTAGAAGAAGGGTTGAACCTTTTGCATAAACAAGAGGGAATATATGTTTTTCCTAATAACAACATTGACATTTCTTCAG CTTCTGCAGATATCCGTACAAGATTAGGAACATATAAACATTTTGTTGATCTGGATGATGCACAAATTTCTCTTTTGGTGGAGGCAATAACAACATATCCTCATCTCTGGAATGCTTCCAAGAAGTTTAGTCAGCGCTTTCAAGCTTGGAGGTTGAAAATTTTGGCAGATATGTTGTTGTTCCTTCAGAAGGAAAGTGACGATAGTGTTATTCctcaaagagaaaaagagttcCATAAACTATGTGAAGAAGCTATtgaaattgggtttgagagttCATGGGTAGAGGAAATGCGTCAACGTGCTGTGGCGAGGGATCCTAAGCTAGGAGCGGACATTGCACGGAGAGAAATAGATGAGAATTCTAATAg GTGTAGTAGTGGGGACGTTGTTGAAGAAGGTGATGGGCCTAAGATTAGCTTGGAAGAAGGTTCTGACTTGGTTCATAAAGAATGTGAAATAGGTTTTGTTTCTAATGACCACATTTTGGCTCTGAGAAATGAAGAAGCAGAGCAGGAATTTGTTGCAGAAGTTTTCACTTCAGAAATACCAAGAATAGCAACATCATTAACAAACTCGCAAACCGTTGAAAAGCCAACACCCTCAAAT CCATTGGTGGACACACAACAGACTAGTGAACCGTGTTTGATGGAGCAGAAAAAACCACTTGCTGAAATTCCTAAG AGTAAAATTAAGAGCAGCCAAATTGAGGCACGCATTGCTAAAGAAAGTGAAGGCCTTCCTAGAATCATTGAAGACTTTGGGGCCAATGATATCATTAGTTTATTTGCACCAGTTGTTGTGGGGAAAGAGGGTGAAGATAACCTAGTTGGAAAGACCCTTGTTGAGTTAGAAAAGTATCTGAAGATGTCTCTGAAGGATATAGTTAGTTCTGAGACTAACAGCCTTTGCCTTTTGTCTGCTCTTAATTTCCTATCCAACCTTCCTTTCAAAGATGTCAAAGTATCAGATGGACTCAAACATATTATAGACACTATGCACCGACACTTCCCAAGCATTATATGCTCCTTTAAGCAAGGCTTTGCCACCATTGACAAATTGGCAGAACTTGAAGCTCGTGCGAATGAGGTGactattaaaaagaatttctaTGATGAACTTCAACGGAAGGAAGTAGTTTTGAAGGAACAAATCATTAGGTTGAAGGAAGAAATAAGAGTTTGTGAGGTTTCCTTATCATCCCTGGAGGAcgaaaaaaataaatgcattgCGGAAACTGTAGAATACAAAACGAAGCTTGAAAATGCAAGGAAAGACGAATCTGAAATGTTGGAGGTGGCTCATAAATGGTCAGTTCTGTGTAGTCAATATGAGCTCAATCGTATAGCTGCTACAAATCCTTCGTGA